Proteins encoded by one window of Rhineura floridana isolate rRhiFlo1 chromosome 9, rRhiFlo1.hap2, whole genome shotgun sequence:
- the ST3GAL5 gene encoding lactosylceramide alpha-2,3-sialyltransferase encodes MKRPNRFLRSYFKHIVLIVTGLCFVYMVKLSFHSEECDMTRIHYVDPEHAKRAQRYAEQVVQAECRPSFVKKEMGRLFMEKYSMNASPFIRKDINTQGPIFKYKPPFGFHKFSEKLQDLLEFLPEYDLPESLQSTVCKRCVVIGSGSVLHGLDLGYALNQFDIVIRLNNAPVQGYTDDVGNKTTIRMTYPEGAPLSQHEYYPNGLFVAVLFKSVDFGWIQGMVKNESLPIWMHLFFWKQVTKKIPVPPKYIRILNPLIVKETAFDILEFPEPQARFWGWDKNVPTIGVTAVVLATHLCDEVSLAGFGYDLSQPNTPLHYYDNLCMAAMNWQITHNVTTETRFLQKLIKERIVRDLSGGIHCDFCRKTN; translated from the exons ATGAAAAGGCCTAACAGGTTTTTAAGAAGTTATTTCAA aCATATTGTCCTAATTGTGACTGGCCTTTGCTTTGTCTACATGGTCAAGTTAAGCTTTCATTCTGAAGAATGTGACATGACAAGAATTCATTATGTGGACCCTGAGCACGCAAAG AGAGCACAGAGGTATGCTGAGCAAGTTGTTCAAGCTGAGTGTCGACCGTCTTTTGTGAAGAAAGAGATGGgcaggctgtttatggagaagtACAGCATGAATGCGTCTCCTTTCATAAGAAAAGATATAAACACACAAGGACCTATCTTCAAATATAAGCCGCCCTTTGGATTTCACAAGTTTTCAGAAAAACTTCAAGACCTGTTGGAATTTTTACCTGAATATGATTTGCCAGAAAGCTTACAGTCCACGGTCTGCAAGCGTTGTGTGGTTATTGGGAGTGGCAGCGTGCTTCACGGACTGGACTTGGGCTATGCCCTGAATCAGTTTGATATTGTTATAAG ATTAAATAATGCACCTGTTCAGGGATATACAGATGATGTTGGTAATAAAACTACCATAAGGATGACCTATCCAGAAGGTGCCCCCTTATCTCAACATGAGTATTATCCAAATGGCttatttgttgctgttttgttcaAAAGTGTTGATTTTGGCTGGATTCAAGGAATGGTGAAAAATGAAAGCTTG CCAATCTGGATGCATCTGTTTTTTTGGAAGCAGGTAACTAAGAAAATACCTGTGCCACCTAAATACATTCGCATCTTAAACCCATTAATCGTTAAAGAGACTGCTTTCGATATTCTGGAGTTCCCTGAACCTCAGGCAAGATTCTGGGGATGGGACAAG AATGTGCCTACAATTGGAGTGACTGCAGTTGTTCTGGCTACACATTTATGTGATGAAGTGAGTTTAGCTGGGTTTGGATATGATCTTAGTCAACCCAACACCCCATTGCATTACTATGACAATCTCTGCATGGCTGCAATGAATTGGCAAATAACGCACAATGTGACGACAGaaacaagatttcttcaaaagttgaTAAAAGAGAGAATTGTAAGAGACCTTAGTGGAGGAATACATTGTGACTTCTGCAGAAAAACGAACTAA